The proteins below are encoded in one region of Clostridium fermenticellae:
- a CDS encoding GxGYxYP domain-containing protein, protein MNKRIRVFIYSVVTFILVGIISLSLLSGAAPLETFNRKKDVNLSLELFAGKNILQGKFRKTSDLSAVEDKNLNLKGLNELNISGSKQFDVSTLPILVKGIGTSLPVTVVDLRQESHGFVNEFSVSWVGEKNNANVGLTRKQVLAEEAKNLKSIKLNEPLTFYNHPKNTIIPTKVQDEDKLVKSNNLSYKRITVRDGGIPEDDMVDYFVKFAKEQSKNSWLHFHCKQGMGRTGTFMIMYDMMKNCNEVSAEDIIKRELALGNYDEEQVKSFKNNERMNFLQKFYDYCKENSNSFDVKWSKWKGSKNTTTTSSIVLNNKTQKISGYVKNPILPEKLYVISQDLMTNAEKTMIASLQGIVNGHTTSQIYTLSSSQPDYGVWLSDLNNNYKIPYEKIQDPWQLLKIYKDKIDGYILYSNKNSKDPSINNACSLASLNNSIVVDESIESKVINNGITKINGDCRNTDQNWAYNNLWNKGLNHSTVIQISPDKAAPLRDYAIMSKSLVFYEDSINKTALREKVFLSMEGNSVCMGWGPDEFINVSIASKCGTSLVAADWSYNLTVLSAFPLQDIVIKPDSMLSQKGNFHYVTFIMSDGDNQQWNLGSNYTSDKWYGYSNRDKLSLGWSMSPSIYYLAPTVFKMYYDSISNEDKYNNFIVAPSGNGYMYPSKFKRSKLNTYINVLNDYMKRSGERYISVIDDMSFNNVDLWNKFTQKSNIDGIFYLDYKKHDNFKGQIVWSNNKPIVSCRDLLWDNIESEDELVKKINSRVDSGEVNESNSKAYTFVYVHVWSKSTENVNYVINKLKANPNVKVVTPEVFMKLIKDSVKH, encoded by the coding sequence TTGAACAAACGAATAAGAGTATTTATTTATTCTGTAGTGACATTTATTCTAGTAGGCATAATATCTCTATCATTATTAAGCGGAGCGGCTCCTTTAGAAACTTTCAATAGAAAAAAGGATGTAAATTTATCTCTGGAATTATTTGCGGGAAAAAATATTTTGCAGGGAAAATTTCGAAAAACATCAGATTTATCTGCTGTAGAGGATAAAAATTTAAATCTCAAGGGACTTAATGAACTTAATATTTCGGGCAGTAAGCAGTTTGATGTAAGTACTCTTCCTATTTTAGTAAAAGGAATAGGTACGTCACTACCTGTAACGGTTGTAGATTTAAGACAGGAATCTCACGGTTTTGTAAATGAATTTTCAGTTAGTTGGGTTGGTGAAAAAAACAATGCAAATGTAGGTCTGACTAGAAAACAGGTGCTGGCAGAGGAAGCTAAAAATCTTAAAAGCATAAAACTTAACGAACCTTTAACATTTTATAATCATCCTAAAAATACTATAATACCAACAAAAGTTCAAGATGAAGATAAGCTTGTAAAATCAAATAACTTGTCTTACAAGAGGATTACAGTTAGAGATGGTGGAATACCAGAAGATGATATGGTGGATTATTTTGTTAAGTTCGCAAAAGAACAGTCTAAAAATTCTTGGCTTCATTTTCATTGCAAACAAGGTATGGGTAGAACAGGAACTTTTATGATTATGTATGACATGATGAAAAATTGTAATGAAGTGAGTGCAGAGGATATTATAAAAAGAGAGCTTGCATTAGGAAATTATGATGAAGAACAGGTTAAATCTTTTAAAAACAATGAAAGAATGAATTTTTTACAAAAGTTTTATGATTACTGCAAAGAAAACAGTAATTCATTTGATGTAAAATGGAGTAAGTGGAAAGGTAGTAAAAATACAACAACAACATCTTCTATTGTTTTGAATAATAAGACACAAAAAATTTCTGGTTATGTAAAAAATCCTATCCTTCCTGAGAAATTATATGTAATTTCTCAGGATTTAATGACTAATGCAGAAAAGACAATGATAGCAAGTCTTCAGGGAATAGTTAATGGACATACTACTTCCCAAATATATACACTTAGTTCTTCTCAGCCGGATTACGGAGTATGGCTTAGCGATTTAAATAATAATTATAAAATACCATATGAAAAAATTCAAGATCCATGGCAGTTATTAAAAATTTATAAAGATAAGATAGACGGATATATACTTTATAGTAACAAAAATTCTAAAGATCCTTCAATAAATAATGCTTGTTCTCTTGCATCGCTAAATAATTCTATAGTTGTTGACGAGTCAATAGAATCTAAGGTAATAAATAACGGGATTACAAAAATTAATGGTGACTGCAGAAATACAGATCAGAATTGGGCCTATAATAATTTATGGAATAAGGGGTTAAATCATTCTACTGTGATTCAAATTTCCCCTGATAAAGCTGCTCCATTGAGAGATTATGCTATAATGAGCAAATCGCTTGTATTCTATGAAGATAGTATAAATAAGACAGCTTTGAGAGAAAAAGTTTTTTTATCTATGGAGGGTAATTCCGTCTGTATGGGATGGGGACCTGATGAATTTATAAATGTTAGTATAGCATCAAAGTGTGGTACAAGTTTGGTTGCTGCAGACTGGTCATATAATCTAACTGTATTAAGTGCTTTTCCATTACAGGATATTGTAATAAAACCTGACTCTATGCTTTCTCAAAAGGGAAACTTTCATTATGTTACATTTATAATGTCTGACGGGGACAATCAGCAGTGGAATTTAGGGAGCAATTATACCTCTGATAAATGGTATGGTTATAGTAACCGAGATAAACTTTCTTTGGGGTGGTCTATGAGTCCATCTATATATTATTTAGCGCCTACTGTATTTAAGATGTACTATGATAGTATAAGTAATGAAGATAAATATAATAATTTTATTGTAGCTCCTTCTGGAAATGGATATATGTATCCGAGTAAATTTAAGAGAAGTAAGTTAAATACATATATTAATGTACTAAATGATTATATGAAAAGATCAGGAGAAAGATATATTTCTGTTATAGATGATATGTCTTTTAATAATGTCGATCTTTGGAATAAGTTTACTCAAAAATCTAATATAGATGGAATATTTTATCTTGATTATAAAAAACATGATAATTTCAAAGGACAGATAGTATGGTCTAATAATAAACCAATAGTATCATGTAGAGATCTGCTGTGGGACAACATCGAGTCGGAGGATGAATTGGTTAAAAAAATTAATAGCAGAGTGGATTCAGGTGAGGTAAATGAATCAAATTCTAAAGCATATACCTTTGTCTATGTTCATGTTTGGAGTAAGAGCACTGAAAATGTTAATTATGTAATAAATAAATTAAAAGCAAATCCAAATGTAAAGGTAGTTACACCTGAGGTATTTATGAAATTAATTAAGGATAGTGTAAAACATTAA
- a CDS encoding ATP-binding protein gives MKENIFTLILMAIVVSLSGELKFYPFHSTFQISFGVPIFFLFLLMIRKTPRVLLGLIVGLSVFGFRFTLDILTKPGFGFYHNLLFNLPTFFYYFTYALMFTLTKVNKTKIHPLWIGFLSIIIETSSSIVELTFRYFLLNDMITISIVIEVFLIAIIRSFFALGFFYAIKLHEVELKNIEQKKQNEHMILLISNLYEESMQLHKTLKQSESITRDCYNLYENLNNNDVIYDPKDLSQKLLYITGQIHEIKKDNQRIYAGLSKMIMSENYTDYISIDKISYIVVNTNKKYAESLDKQIEFILEINDSFPELHVYTILSIMNNLISNSIESIKDKGCIKLLINKFKNNVEITISDTGSGIPQKKNKLIFKPGYTTKYDISGKPSTGMGLPYVNQVVNNLNGSINLKSNKSKFKTIFTVKLPISSLIKK, from the coding sequence TTGAAAGAAAATATATTTACTTTAATCTTAATGGCAATTGTAGTATCTCTATCAGGTGAATTAAAATTCTATCCATTTCACAGCACCTTTCAGATAAGCTTTGGTGTACCAATCTTCTTCTTATTTTTACTTATGATAAGAAAAACGCCTCGTGTATTACTAGGTTTAATCGTTGGCTTGAGTGTCTTTGGATTCCGCTTTACATTGGATATATTAACAAAACCAGGTTTTGGATTTTATCATAATTTATTATTTAATCTTCCAACATTTTTTTATTATTTCACATATGCACTGATGTTTACATTAACCAAAGTCAACAAAACAAAAATACATCCACTCTGGATAGGTTTTTTATCTATTATAATAGAAACATCATCAAGTATAGTAGAACTCACCTTCAGATATTTTCTATTGAATGATATGATTACAATTTCAATTGTAATTGAAGTTTTTTTAATAGCAATAATACGAAGTTTTTTTGCCCTAGGCTTCTTCTATGCAATTAAACTTCATGAAGTAGAATTGAAAAATATTGAACAGAAAAAACAAAATGAACATATGATTCTTTTGATTTCAAATTTATATGAGGAATCAATGCAGCTTCATAAAACCTTAAAACAATCAGAAAGTATTACAAGAGACTGCTATAACTTATATGAGAATTTAAATAATAATGATGTTATATATGATCCCAAAGATTTATCTCAAAAACTACTATACATTACGGGCCAGATACATGAAATTAAAAAAGATAACCAAAGAATATATGCAGGACTATCCAAAATGATTATGTCTGAAAATTATACAGATTATATAAGTATAGATAAGATAAGTTATATTGTAGTTAACACAAACAAAAAATATGCTGAATCATTAGACAAACAAATTGAATTCATTTTAGAAATTAATGATTCTTTCCCAGAACTCCATGTTTATACAATTCTTTCTATTATGAATAACTTAATATCAAATTCTATAGAATCTATCAAAGATAAGGGCTGCATAAAATTACTCATAAATAAATTTAAAAATAATGTAGAAATTACAATTTCAGATACAGGAAGTGGTATACCTCAAAAAAAGAACAAGTTAATTTTTAAACCCGGGTATACTACAAAATATGATATTTCTGGTAAGCCATCAACAGGAATGGGACTTCCATATGTAAACCAGGTTGTAAATAATTTAAATGGTTCTATAAACTTAAAAAGCAATAAAAGTAAATTTAAAACAATCTTTACTGTTAAGCTCCCAATTTCTTCATTGATAAAGAAATAA
- a CDS encoding cation:dicarboxylate symporter family transporter yields the protein MKKIKIGLGMQIFIGLVLGVIVGAIFKGNSAVAAFLQPFGDIFLRLIKMIVVPIVFSALVVAIAGAGDLKQIGKIGLKTIVYFEIVSTIAIILGLLIANIFHPGIGVDMSAITKTSISSYVNTTKTTSNHGFVATLVNIVPTNIFESLSNGDMLPVIFFSIMFGCGISAVGERAKPVLKVVDGIAQVMFWITNQIMKTAPIGVFALIGVTVSKFGVASLIPLGKLVISVYGAMAFFILVVFGTIARLVGVNIFNLFKVIKDEMILAYSTASSEAVLPRIMEKMSKFGCPKSIATFVIPTGYSFNLDGSTLYEAIAAIFIAQMYGIHLSLAAQINLVIVLMLTSKGIAGVPGVSFVVLLATLGSVGIPVEGLAFIAGIDRILDMARTCVNVVGNSLASIVVSKWEHKYDRGKADKYLDELGKTNSAEVA from the coding sequence ATGAAGAAAATTAAGATCGGTTTAGGTATGCAGATATTCATCGGGCTTGTTCTGGGAGTCATAGTAGGGGCAATTTTTAAGGGAAATTCTGCAGTAGCAGCATTTTTACAACCTTTTGGTGATATCTTTTTGAGATTAATAAAAATGATAGTAGTTCCTATTGTGTTCTCAGCTCTTGTAGTTGCTATCGCAGGTGCAGGTGATTTAAAGCAAATAGGTAAAATTGGACTGAAAACTATAGTGTATTTTGAAATAGTTAGTACTATAGCTATAATACTTGGATTACTTATAGCTAATATATTCCATCCAGGTATTGGAGTAGATATGAGTGCTATTACAAAGACTAGTATTTCAAGCTATGTTAATACAACCAAAACGACATCAAATCATGGCTTTGTGGCTACACTTGTAAATATAGTTCCAACAAATATATTTGAATCTCTTTCTAATGGAGACATGCTTCCGGTAATTTTCTTTTCAATTATGTTTGGCTGTGGAATTTCGGCTGTTGGTGAAAGGGCTAAGCCAGTACTTAAAGTAGTAGATGGTATAGCACAAGTTATGTTTTGGATAACCAATCAGATAATGAAAACAGCACCTATTGGTGTTTTTGCTCTTATTGGAGTTACGGTTTCAAAATTTGGGGTGGCATCCTTAATACCACTTGGAAAACTAGTTATTTCAGTTTATGGTGCTATGGCATTCTTTATATTAGTTGTTTTTGGTACAATAGCAAGACTTGTCGGAGTAAATATCTTTAACTTGTTTAAAGTAATAAAGGATGAGATGATACTTGCTTATAGTACTGCAAGTTCAGAAGCTGTTTTGCCAAGAATTATGGAGAAGATGTCTAAGTTTGGATGCCCAAAGTCAATAGCAACATTTGTTATACCTACAGGTTATTCATTTAATTTGGATGGATCAACATTGTATGAAGCTATTGCAGCTATATTTATAGCACAAATGTATGGAATACATTTGTCTTTGGCAGCTCAGATTAATTTAGTAATAGTTTTAATGCTTACTTCAAAAGGAATAGCAGGAGTGCCGGGAGTATCGTTTGTTGTACTTCTTGCAACACTTGGTTCTGTTGGAATTCCTGTAGAAGGATTGGCATTTATAGCAGGAATAGATCGTATATTAGATATGGCAAGAACTTGTGTAAATGTAGTTGGAAATTCACTTGCTTCTATAGTAGTATCTAAATGGGAACATAAATATGATAGAGGTAAGGCGGATAAATATCTCGATGAATTAGGTAAAACAAATAGTGCAGAGGTTGCATAG
- a CDS encoding GntR family transcriptional regulator, which yields MNILISNSADKPIYQQIKEQMKSLIIRGDIEQGEHLPSIRNLARELQISVITTKRAYEELEREGFIETVPGKGSFVSQQNKELLKERKIKIIEEKLQDVVDQSIAMDISLDEIIEILRVLYNS from the coding sequence ATGAATATTCTAATATCAAATTCTGCTGACAAACCAATTTATCAGCAGATAAAGGAACAGATGAAATCACTTATCATAAGGGGAGATATAGAGCAGGGGGAGCATCTCCCATCTATAAGAAATCTCGCAAGGGAACTTCAAATAAGCGTTATAACGACAAAAAGAGCCTATGAAGAACTTGAAAGGGAAGGTTTTATTGAAACTGTTCCTGGAAAGGGAAGTTTTGTTTCTCAGCAGAACAAAGAACTTTTGAAAGAAAGAAAAATAAAAATAATAGAAGAAAAACTTCAGGATGTAGTTGATCAGAGTATAGCAATGGATATTTCTCTTGATGAAATTATAGAAATTCTTAGAGTGCTGTACAATAGCTGA
- a CDS encoding ABC transporter ATP-binding protein, with the protein MDNIMEIKNLRKQYGSFTLKDISFTLPGGYIMGFIGPNGSGKSTTIKLIMNLVKKTGGEIKLFGMDMEKHEIEIKDRIGFVYDENYYYEELTIDQMRKVIRPFYSKWDDRIFDDYINRFSLNPKIKIKKLSKGMKTKFALAMALSHNAELIIMDEPTAGLDPIFRREILDILHELIQDGDKSVFFSTHITTDLEKIADYITFINDGNIVFSKEKDVIMDEYALIKGPLDLLNHENETSFIGIRKNKYGFEALISDRKSIKRIYKDKIIMEKASLEDIMFFTAKGERNV; encoded by the coding sequence ATGGATAATATTATGGAAATAAAAAATTTAAGGAAGCAGTATGGCAGTTTTACATTAAAAGATATTAGTTTCACCCTTCCAGGGGGATACATAATGGGATTTATAGGACCCAATGGTTCGGGAAAGAGTACGACTATAAAGCTTATAATGAATTTAGTGAAAAAGACGGGGGGAGAAATAAAATTATTTGGAATGGATATGGAGAAACATGAGATAGAGATAAAGGACAGAATAGGTTTTGTATATGATGAAAATTACTACTATGAGGAATTAACGATAGATCAGATGAGAAAGGTAATACGACCATTTTATTCAAAATGGGATGATAGAATTTTTGATGATTATATAAATAGATTTAGTTTAAATCCAAAGATCAAAATTAAGAAGCTTTCAAAGGGCATGAAAACTAAATTTGCACTTGCTATGGCACTAAGTCATAATGCTGAACTTATAATAATGGATGAACCAACAGCCGGGCTTGATCCTATTTTTAGAAGAGAGATTCTAGACATACTGCATGAATTAATACAGGATGGAGATAAAAGTGTATTTTTTTCAACACACATAACAACTGATCTTGAAAAAATTGCGGATTATATAACATTTATAAATGATGGAAATATAGTTTTTTCAAAAGAAAAGGATGTTATTATGGATGAGTATGCGTTGATAAAAGGTCCCCTTGATCTTTTAAACCATGAAAATGAGACTTCATTTATTGGAATTAGAAAAAATAAATATGGTTTCGAAGCTCTTATAAGTGACAGGAAATCTATAAAAAGGATTTATAAAGACAAAATCATTATGGAAAAAGCAAGTCTTGAAGATATTATGTTTTTTACGGCAAAGGGGGAAAGAAATGTTTAA
- a CDS encoding ABC-2 transporter permease has protein sequence MFNLILKDLKYQRTNAISIFIIMLVIFFFHDQLNIYGMYFLISFSAVFIIIEAIQRIEGFRKVNNITNSLPVKRKNIVISIYAELILVQVFIMLIYCGLSYILGYNLKIIKLDKLLTGFEFITVVMSINLFVEFAINYKIAGLASTLLYGFIFGASFSFFIGNLEDNLDFIYGTINFFNINYFKLEILIFVSVILIFIMSMLLSIKFYEKKDI, from the coding sequence ATGTTTAATCTTATATTAAAAGATCTCAAATATCAAAGAACTAATGCTATCAGTATTTTTATAATTATGCTTGTAATATTTTTTTTCCATGATCAGCTTAATATTTATGGAATGTATTTTTTAATTAGTTTTTCTGCTGTATTTATAATTATAGAGGCAATACAAAGAATTGAGGGATTTAGAAAGGTAAATAATATTACAAATTCACTGCCAGTTAAGAGAAAGAATATAGTAATTTCAATTTATGCAGAGTTAATTTTAGTACAAGTATTTATAATGCTCATATACTGTGGATTGAGCTATATACTGGGATATAATTTAAAAATTATTAAACTGGATAAATTATTAACTGGTTTTGAATTTATTACGGTTGTAATGTCTATTAACCTATTTGTTGAATTTGCTATAAATTATAAGATTGCTGGATTGGCTTCAACATTATTATATGGTTTTATCTTTGGAGCAAGTTTTTCATTTTTTATAGGCAATTTGGAAGATAATTTAGATTTTATATATGGAACTATAAATTTTTTTAATATAAATTATTTCAAACTTGAGATTTTGATATTTGTGTCTGTAATTTTAATTTTTATTATGTCGATGCTATTGTCAATCAAGTTTTATGAAAAGAAGGATATATAA
- a CDS encoding ABC-2 transporter permease, with translation MINLIKKDFILMKNLIIIMTAFVSIFIYIIYSSKEYNDIGYGFIVFLMGYLTFLMMGKYKKKKNEYMVISSLPIYKNTIVFVNYFMMILYTLFFYIIIVLETFLLRTFGISGYNLTNIWVLIAPLGLLLINFSIMNPFDIKDSRFAEGLKIITYVLICLLPQILMKFYKTSMGMKIFKVIARPDFMYIAVISIFIFGLVSYLISFMISVKIYKNFDN, from the coding sequence ATGATAAATTTAATAAAAAAAGATTTTATTCTTATGAAGAATTTGATAATTATAATGACAGCATTTGTGTCTATTTTTATATATATAATTTATAGCTCTAAAGAATACAATGATATAGGATACGGCTTTATAGTGTTTTTAATGGGATATCTGACTTTTTTAATGATGGGAAAATATAAAAAGAAAAAAAATGAGTATATGGTCATAAGCAGTCTCCCAATTTATAAAAATACAATAGTATTTGTAAATTATTTTATGATGATATTGTATACACTGTTTTTTTACATTATCATAGTTTTAGAAACTTTTCTTTTGAGGACATTTGGAATTAGTGGATATAATCTTACCAATATATGGGTGCTCATTGCTCCTTTAGGATTATTATTAATAAATTTTTCAATTATGAATCCATTTGATATAAAAGATAGCAGATTCGCAGAAGGTTTAAAGATAATAACATATGTCTTAATATGTTTATTGCCCCAGATTTTAATGAAGTTTTATAAAACATCTATGGGAATGAAGATTTTTAAAGTCATTGCAAGACCAGATTTTATGTATATAGCTGTAATTTCAATATTCATATTTGGATTAGTAAGTTATTTAATATCTTTTATGATATCTGTTAAAATATATAAAAACTTTGATAATTAA
- a CDS encoding nitroreductase family protein — translation MNNFFDLIEKRESCRNYSNKPVEKEKLISCIEAARIAPSACNGQPWRFIIINNKELSFKVAKCIEDLVMNKFTEKCPAFIIVLQEKTDIKARIGAKIKNQDYSSIDIGIASCQLCLEATEQGLSTCIMGWFNEKKLKNLLNIDPSKRIRLVISIGYSADTEIRKKIRKNIDEIAKFI, via the coding sequence ATGAATAATTTTTTTGATTTAATAGAAAAAAGAGAGAGTTGTAGAAACTACAGCAATAAACCAGTGGAAAAAGAAAAATTAATTTCTTGTATAGAGGCAGCCAGAATTGCTCCATCAGCTTGTAATGGGCAACCCTGGAGATTTATAATCATAAATAATAAAGAACTTTCATTTAAAGTTGCCAAATGTATTGAAGATTTAGTTATGAATAAATTCACAGAAAAATGTCCTGCCTTTATAATTGTACTTCAGGAAAAAACAGATATAAAAGCTAGAATAGGGGCAAAAATAAAAAATCAGGACTATTCCTCAATTGATATAGGAATTGCATCATGTCAATTATGCCTGGAAGCCACTGAACAGGGATTATCAACTTGTATTATGGGGTGGTTTAATGAAAAAAAGTTAAAAAATTTACTTAATATAGATCCGTCGAAAAGAATCAGACTTGTAATAAGTATAGGTTATTCTGCAGATACAGAGATTCGCAAAAAAATACGTAAAAACATTGATGAAATTGCAAAATTTATATAA
- a CDS encoding cation diffusion facilitator family transporter, protein MEEDYKNIKIAEKRAGISLIIYVILSIFKLIVGYLFKSKALIADGINNSTDIIASISIIIGLKISRKPVDYNHAYGHLRAETISSLIASIIMIAVSFEVIYNGIHSIIFLNKKAPDILSAFVAILCALVIYIVYIYNMKIAVKVKSSALKASAKDNFSDAIVSLGTAVGIIASQFGLPWIDPLAAIVVGLIILKTGFDIFKETSYDLTDGFDKKKLIGVVSKIKKVSGVHKVKDIKARVHGNNILLDITIYVNPNLTVKESHKITEEIETMLNSEFKIRYAIVHVEPD, encoded by the coding sequence ATGGAAGAGGATTATAAAAATATTAAAATAGCTGAGAAAAGAGCCGGAATCAGTCTTATAATATATGTTATTTTGAGTATATTTAAGCTTATAGTTGGTTATCTTTTTAAGTCGAAAGCACTTATTGCAGATGGGATTAATAATTCAACTGATATAATTGCATCTATATCAATTATAATAGGGTTAAAAATATCTAGAAAACCTGTTGATTATAATCATGCTTATGGACATTTGAGGGCAGAAACGATATCATCTTTAATTGCGTCGATAATAATGATAGCTGTGAGTTTTGAGGTTATTTATAATGGTATTCATTCAATAATATTTTTAAATAAAAAAGCTCCAGATATATTGTCGGCGTTTGTTGCTATCTTATGTGCTTTAGTAATATATATTGTGTATATATATAATATGAAAATTGCTGTTAAGGTTAAAAGTTCCGCCTTAAAGGCATCTGCAAAAGACAACTTTTCGGATGCTATTGTGAGTTTGGGAACTGCTGTAGGAATTATTGCATCTCAGTTTGGTTTGCCATGGATAGACCCACTTGCAGCAATAGTTGTAGGACTAATAATATTAAAAACTGGATTTGATATATTTAAAGAAACTTCATATGATTTAACAGATGGTTTTGATAAAAAAAAGCTTATAGGAGTAGTTTCAAAAATAAAAAAAGTTAGTGGGGTACATAAAGTAAAAGATATAAAGGCAAGAGTTCATGGAAATAATATTTTACTTGATATTACAATATATGTTAATCCAAATTTAACGGTAAAGGAGAGTCATAAGATTACTGAAGAAATAGAAACAATGTTGAATTCCGAATTTAAAATAAGATATGCTATAGTTCATGTAGAACCAGACTAG
- a CDS encoding DUF1540 domain-containing protein yields MDNNCRMQVKCGVDSCHYWQDSMCHADQLEVNPMSGKANPHTSDDTCCKTFKPCR; encoded by the coding sequence ATGGATAATAATTGTAGAATGCAAGTAAAGTGTGGAGTTGATAGTTGTCATTATTGGCAGGATAGTATGTGTCATGCAGATCAATTAGAGGTAAATCCTATGAGTGGTAAAGCTAATCCTCATACTAGTGATGATACCTGCTGTAAAACGTTTAAACCATGTAGATAG
- a CDS encoding SDR family oxidoreductase encodes MNFPTNFPKQHQNKQPGFEYEMNPKPVYDDPLYNKKGDLLKDQVAVITGGDSGIGRAISVAYANQGADIAIIYLNEHKDAEETKCIVESKGAKCVLIPGDISDVNFCNEAIEKVAMSYGKIDILVNNAAVQYECQDIKQLKDEQFDRTFKTNVYGTFYMTRAAMKYLKCGSSIINTTSIVAFRGSPKLVDYSMTKGAIEAFTRSLSTALTQGRTGIRINAVAPGPIWTPLIPASFNDTETSEFGSNTTMGRAGEPVECAGAYVFLASKNASYITGQTIHVNGGEIVNA; translated from the coding sequence ATGAATTTTCCGACAAATTTTCCAAAGCAGCATCAAAATAAGCAGCCTGGATTTGAGTATGAAATGAATCCCAAACCTGTATATGATGATCCACTGTATAATAAAAAGGGAGATCTTTTAAAGGATCAAGTGGCTGTAATAACAGGTGGAGACAGTGGTATAGGCAGGGCCATTTCAGTAGCTTATGCAAATCAGGGAGCAGATATAGCAATAATATATTTAAATGAACATAAAGATGCTGAAGAAACTAAATGTATCGTTGAAAGCAAAGGTGCTAAATGCGTACTCATACCTGGAGATATAAGTGATGTAAATTTTTGCAATGAAGCCATAGAAAAGGTTGCCATGTCGTATGGAAAGATAGATATACTTGTTAATAATGCAGCTGTACAGTATGAGTGCCAGGATATAAAACAGCTTAAAGATGAACAATTTGACAGAACTTTTAAAACAAATGTATATGGAACATTTTATATGACTAGAGCAGCAATGAAATATTTAAAATGTGGATCTTCTATAATAAATACTACTTCAATAGTTGCATTCAGGGGAAGCCCAAAATTAGTAGACTACTCAATGACAAAGGGAGCTATAGAGGCTTTTACGAGATCATTATCTACTGCATTAACACAAGGAAGGACTGGTATAAGAATAAATGCGGTTGCACCTGGTCCAATATGGACTCCTTTAATACCGGCTTCATTTAATGATACTGAGACTTCAGAATTTGGATCAAATACAACTATGGGAAGGGCAGGTGAACCTGTCGAATGTGCAGGCGCTTATGTATTTTTAGCATCGAAGAATGCATCATATATTACAGGGCAGACGATACATGTAAATGGCGGAGAAATAGTAAATGCATAG